The following are from one region of the Cloacibacterium sp. TD35 genome:
- a CDS encoding Mpo1 family 2-hydroxy fatty acid dioxygenase, with product MRKIDQLFAEYAESHQNQTNKFIHWICVPLIFFTIIGFISLIPAPHFCAPYFGCISVASIVALVLVSIFYFNLSWRISIIMLLMMLLMEHFAYAINVHFKENSWIIYLSIFIITWIFQFIGHKIEGKKPSFLKDLQFLLVGPIWLLHFILKKIRIPY from the coding sequence ATGAGAAAAATAGACCAACTATTCGCAGAATACGCAGAAAGTCACCAAAACCAAACCAATAAATTCATTCACTGGATTTGCGTTCCTTTAATTTTCTTTACCATAATAGGATTTATCAGCCTTATTCCTGCGCCTCATTTTTGCGCTCCTTACTTTGGTTGCATAAGCGTTGCAAGCATTGTTGCGCTTGTTTTGGTAAGTATTTTTTACTTTAATCTTTCATGGAGAATTTCCATCATCATGTTATTGATGATGCTTTTAATGGAACATTTTGCATATGCTATCAATGTACACTTCAAAGAAAATTCTTGGATTATTTATCTCTCCATTTTTATCATCACATGGATTTTTCAGTTCATCGGTCATAAAATCGAAGGTAAAAAACCGAGCTTTTTAAAGGATTTACAGTTTTTACTAGTTGGACCAATTTGGCTTTTACATTTTATTTTAAAAAAAATCAGAATCCCATATTAA
- a CDS encoding acyl-CoA thioesterase, with protein MIYTTHTLRVRYGETDPMKYVYYGNYAEYLEVARVELFRTLGISYDEIEKRGIWLPVSEYKIKYLKPAFYDEVLEIHTYVKKIPGVKIEFEYEIYNDSKQKITEASTTLFFLDATTNKVSRCPDFLMELIQKKWKE; from the coding sequence ATGATATACACAACTCACACATTACGAGTACGTTACGGAGAAACAGACCCTATGAAATACGTCTATTATGGCAACTATGCAGAATACCTAGAAGTTGCTCGAGTTGAGCTATTCAGAACGCTAGGAATTTCGTATGATGAAATCGAAAAACGTGGGATTTGGCTGCCTGTTTCTGAGTACAAAATCAAGTATTTAAAACCTGCTTTTTATGACGAAGTTTTAGAAATTCATACTTATGTAAAAAAAATTCCTGGAGTAAAAATAGAATTCGAGTATGAAATTTATAATGATTCTAAACAAAAAATTACGGAAGCTTCTACTACTCTATTTTTCTTAGACGCTACAACCAACAAAGTGTCTAGATGCCCAGATTTCTTAATGGAACTCATTCAAAAAAAATGGAAAGAATAG
- the dnaA gene encoding chromosomal replication initiator protein DnaA gives MDQNLGLIWERCLKFMRDNLSASEHEDVKKLEHSFDLLFDRVQPMSLINHNLTLLVPSDFYKEYIEENYLSLLSAALKKNIGKGVKLWYSVMENKPQGLEKPTTQNYKGISVQAPKVQEVLPTTVSKSLVNPFVVPGIKKVNIDANLNPNLSFDNFVEGESNKFACTVAKTIAKRPGATSFNPLFIHGGVGVGKTHLAHAIGLDIKQNIPDKVVLYLSSEKFIQQFVSAAKAQNKTDFGNFYQMVDVLIIDDIQFLSGKAATQDMFFHIFDHLHQNGKQIILTSDKAPADIQDIQERIVSRFKWGLSAEVKSPDFDTRKKIIVDKLHRDGIVLKDDMVDFLAGEVKSNVRELIGVINSVIAHSMISKSDLSLDLLKETINKIAANQKKTINIPYIQEVVCEYFGIQREQLLSKTRKREIALPRQLAMYFAKEYTNATFTKIGEEMGGKDHSTVMYACETIRDVSKIDKELKKYLKEIKDKIFE, from the coding sequence ATGGATCAAAACTTAGGCTTGATATGGGAACGCTGTCTCAAATTTATGCGAGACAATTTGAGTGCCTCCGAACATGAAGACGTTAAAAAATTAGAACATTCGTTCGATTTATTATTTGACAGAGTGCAACCTATGTCGCTTATTAACCACAATCTTACTCTGTTGGTTCCATCAGATTTTTATAAAGAATATATAGAAGAAAATTATCTTTCATTATTATCTGCTGCCCTTAAAAAAAATATCGGAAAAGGTGTTAAATTGTGGTATTCTGTAATGGAAAATAAACCACAAGGATTAGAAAAACCCACTACTCAAAATTACAAAGGAATTTCTGTACAAGCTCCAAAAGTTCAAGAGGTGCTTCCTACCACTGTTTCTAAAAGTTTAGTAAATCCTTTTGTAGTTCCGGGAATCAAGAAGGTAAACATAGATGCTAACCTTAATCCCAATTTATCATTTGATAATTTTGTAGAAGGCGAGAGCAATAAATTTGCCTGTACAGTTGCTAAAACCATTGCCAAAAGACCTGGTGCTACTTCTTTTAACCCATTATTTATTCATGGTGGAGTAGGTGTAGGAAAAACGCATTTAGCTCATGCAATTGGTTTAGATATTAAACAGAATATTCCAGATAAGGTTGTACTATATTTATCATCAGAAAAATTTATCCAACAATTTGTTTCTGCTGCGAAAGCTCAGAATAAAACAGATTTTGGTAATTTTTACCAAATGGTAGATGTGTTGATTATAGATGATATTCAGTTCCTTTCTGGGAAAGCTGCCACTCAGGATATGTTCTTCCATATTTTTGATCATTTGCATCAAAACGGAAAACAAATTATCCTAACTTCGGATAAAGCTCCTGCAGATATTCAGGATATTCAAGAAAGAATTGTTTCTCGTTTTAAATGGGGATTGAGTGCAGAAGTAAAATCTCCAGATTTTGATACGAGAAAGAAAATTATCGTAGATAAACTTCACAGAGATGGTATCGTTTTAAAGGATGATATGGTAGATTTCTTGGCGGGAGAAGTAAAATCTAACGTTAGAGAACTCATTGGTGTGATTAATTCTGTGATTGCGCATTCTATGATTTCTAAATCAGATTTAAGTCTAGATTTATTAAAAGAAACCATTAATAAGATTGCAGCAAATCAAAAGAAAACAATCAATATTCCATACATTCAAGAAGTGGTTTGCGAATATTTCGGTATTCAGAGAGAGCAATTGCTGTCTAAAACCAGAAAAAGAGAAATTGCATTGCCTAGACAATTAGCCATGTATTTCGCAAAAGAATATACCAATGCTACTTTTACCAAAATTGGTGAAGAAATGGGCGGAAAAGACCATTCTACGGTAATGTATGCTTGCGAAACCATCAGAGATGTTTCTAAAATTGACAAAGAACTTAAGAAATATCTAAAAGAAATTAAAGATAAAATTTTTGAATAG
- a CDS encoding SAM-dependent methyltransferase, with product MLFLIPAYLSEDSPIDYFAPSIKEYILKTDYFFVENEKTARKVIKFFAPEKKQSDLKLFLLDKYSENADLKEAQKLMKSGQDFGLLSEAGLLCIADPGNLMVKWCHENNIKVIPINGPSSIILALISSGFNGQEFTFHGYLPIDKEQKKKQILFLENQVQKSGYSQIFMETPYRNNQLLEDLIKFLNPNTKLCIAANINHPTEEFIKTLKISDWKNKKPELHKIPAVFVLGK from the coding sequence ATGTTGTTTCTAATTCCAGCTTATTTATCCGAAGATTCTCCGATAGACTATTTTGCACCATCAATTAAAGAATACATTCTAAAAACCGATTATTTTTTCGTGGAAAACGAAAAAACAGCCAGAAAAGTCATCAAATTTTTTGCACCAGAGAAAAAACAAAGTGATTTAAAGCTTTTTCTTTTGGATAAATATTCAGAGAATGCAGATTTGAAGGAGGCGCAGAAACTCATGAAGTCTGGTCAGGATTTCGGTTTGCTTTCCGAAGCTGGATTGCTTTGTATTGCAGATCCTGGAAATCTTATGGTAAAATGGTGTCATGAGAACAATATAAAAGTCATCCCAATTAATGGGCCAAGTTCTATCATTTTAGCCCTAATTTCGAGTGGTTTTAATGGTCAAGAATTTACCTTTCACGGATATTTGCCAATTGATAAGGAGCAAAAGAAAAAACAGATTCTCTTTCTAGAAAATCAAGTTCAAAAGTCGGGATATTCTCAGATTTTTATGGAAACACCGTACAGAAATAATCAATTGTTGGAAGATTTAATTAAATTTCTTAATCCAAATACCAAACTTTGTATCGCAGCAAATATTAATCATCCAACTGAAGAATTTATCAAAACCTTAAAAATCTCTGATTGGAAAAATAAAAAACCGGAACTTCATAAAATTCCGGCGGTATTTGTTTTGGGGAAATAA
- a CDS encoding low molecular weight protein-tyrosine-phosphatase translates to MKILMVCLGNICRSPLAEGILRSKISEKHIVASAGTISFHKGSPPDDRSTKIAKEYDVDISYQRANHFTESHLEEFDKIFCMDFKNLEDVLSKASFEEQRNKVALIMEEAGVLSDEKIEVPDPYYGDMSDFENVYQMLDQACEAIAEKYNLK, encoded by the coding sequence ATGAAAATTTTAATGGTTTGTCTCGGGAATATATGCAGAAGTCCATTAGCAGAAGGAATTTTACGTTCTAAAATTTCAGAAAAACATATCGTAGCAAGTGCAGGAACGATTTCTTTTCACAAAGGATCGCCACCAGATGATCGTTCTACCAAAATTGCCAAAGAATATGACGTAGATATTTCTTACCAAAGAGCCAATCACTTTACTGAGAGTCATTTGGAAGAGTTTGATAAAATTTTCTGTATGGATTTTAAAAACTTAGAAGATGTACTTTCTAAAGCCAGTTTTGAGGAACAAAGAAATAAAGTTGCTCTGATTATGGAGGAAGCTGGCGTTTTATCTGATGAGAAAATAGAAGTTCCAGATCCGTATTACGGTGATATGAGTGATTTCGAAAATGTGTACCAAATGTTAGATCAAGCTTGTGAGGCAATTGCAGAGAAGTATAACTTGAAGTAA
- the pepE gene encoding dipeptidase PepE, protein MNVLLASTSSLFGGKYLEYIKEEIAELFSGIDEIIFIPFARPSGISHEEYTQIASDFFEQINIKVKGLHEFQDKITAVNDAKGFFTGGGNTFLLVKTLHEENLMTVLSENVKSGKPYLGTSAGSNIAGMNMKTTNDMPIVYPPSFDCMGLVPFNINPHYLDPKPELKHNGETRETRIKEFLTQNDVKVIGLREGNWIRVHGNRITTEGTQLSRVFEKGKEPYEIESGNLL, encoded by the coding sequence ATGAACGTTTTATTAGCTTCCACATCATCACTTTTTGGTGGGAAATATTTAGAATATATCAAAGAAGAAATTGCTGAATTATTCAGTGGAATAGACGAAATCATCTTTATTCCTTTTGCAAGACCAAGCGGAATTTCACATGAAGAATACACGCAAATTGCGAGTGATTTTTTTGAACAGATTAATATTAAAGTAAAAGGATTACATGAATTCCAAGATAAAATTACAGCGGTAAACGATGCAAAAGGCTTTTTTACAGGTGGCGGAAATACTTTTCTCCTCGTGAAAACTTTGCACGAAGAAAATTTAATGACCGTTTTATCAGAAAATGTAAAATCTGGTAAACCATATTTAGGGACTTCTGCAGGAAGTAATATCGCAGGAATGAATATGAAAACTACGAACGATATGCCGATTGTGTATCCGCCAAGCTTTGATTGCATGGGTTTGGTTCCGTTTAATATTAATCCGCATTATCTAGACCCTAAACCAGAATTGAAGCATAATGGGGAAACCAGAGAAACCAGAATTAAAGAATTCCTTACTCAAAATGATGTGAAGGTTATCGGTCTAAGAGAAGGAAACTGGATTAGAGTTCATGGCAACAGAATTACAACAGAAGGAACACAATTGTCTAGAGTTTTCGAGAAAGGAAAAGAACCTTATGAAATAGAATCGGGCAATTTGCTGTAA